The genomic region TTTGGGGACAGAGGGTGTATGTAGGTCAGGCATGGGTCTGCATGCTGTGACAGCAGCACGGTCACTGTGCTGTGCAGCAGGACAGGGATTGGAGTGGACAGAGAGAGCCGGCACAGAGAGAGGCCCCCCTCACACGTCAGCACCGATACTTCCTCATTTCCCCCCTTAAACACTTTGACATTATCAGGCCACACAGAGCAACGTCCACCCTCATTATTCTCACCTTTGGTACTGCAGCCAAATGGacaaagaggagcagaagaaaaaataaagggcAGAAATGTGAAACAGACATCAGATCATAGTGCACATCTAACATGTGGGGATGGTCATTTGATGAGAACGAGAGCTTCCGCATCAAGGCACTaagatttattaatttatagAAACCTTCAgtgtattaataataattaaacaacAGTAAACAGTGGATTAATTACACAACAAGGAATTATTTTGAGCACattgtttttaattgaaaaaagtGTCCTGATTACAGTTCCAAACTATAATTCCAGAAATGAAAGCAgactgccatctagtggttcaaacaaacactgacatttAGATGTGATATGAAAAACTACAACAGCTTCAGtgacatgtgaaaaaaaaatccccatgctgtttttgtatttattattctcCATGAAACTAACGCACTAAAACAGGCATGGGGGAATCATTTCTCCAAGACGCCACAAAAGAAACTTGAACTTGTGGAAGGACGTAACAATAACCTTGTAATGAGATCATAATGATCAGTTCAAGTTATAAATGGGGGCCCTACGCAACAGTCCCAGTTTTTCATGAGGCCCCTTGGAAAAATGTTTTGCCCACCCCTGCATTAAACAGAAGTGACAGTTTTCTACTGTAAATGCTGGCACCTCTGAAGGTGAGTCTCCGAATGGTAACAGGTGAGAAGGCCGCTCATCGGTTGTAAGGATGCATTGACCCAGACGCAGATTTGATGTTTGTCTTGATGCTGCTTGGCATTTTTCCTGAgagaaaaccaaagggaagaGATCAACCCTATATATGCATCTTtaaggttttttctttcttcaagtGCAGATATAAATCATTCAAAACATCCTGTGTTAACAGCTGGGTTgtcaaaaaaaatttatttaatttaatactcCAATATTAATCAACTCCAAAATGACTATCAAATTGAGATTCTCCTTTGCCATAGTATCGATACAAACAGTTCCATCTTTGAAGACAGTCTGCAGACAGTGACGCACACAGCCCCTCCCCTCACTAACAACTAAAGTTGTTAGCATTCATAACACTGAACAACACTTGAGGAGGAATTTCAGAGGTCAGTAAAACGTCTGTTTCAACAGCACTGAAGTATTTAACAGTTCATTAACGCAGCAGCTAGCATGCTGTAGTTAGCCTGTAATGATTATGAATGACAGATGGCATATTGAATATAGAGTTGTGGCAAGTCGGGTTATGGACACATGGTGAATCGAGTAGGCTGCTCTGCACAGCCATGAGTGGATAatccaagaaaataaaaagtcaaatctGGAGAAGAGTAGCTTATTCAGATGGGTTTCAGGCCTGAAGAGCAGAGCTGAGGATGCAAAGAGCTGCAGAGTGGATGGTGGATGACAGAGAGGCTGCATGCAGTTGTGAACaagaagaactttttttttttttaattaataaaagaaatcagatGAATCTTAAAAACCTATTTTGTTGAATCCAACTTATTTTTGAAAAAGTTTTCAAAAATTCAACATGTTTTTTGAAATGTGAGTTCTTCACTATTACTTTTCTTTACTATTGTTGCAGGATGGGGTCAAAATCGTCAGCATGGTCTCAAAAATGGTATTTAGTAGTTCCCTGAGTATATACTCAATAAATTCTAGTATTGTGACAATCTTAGCTAGCAGTCAATGTGCAAGTTTCGAGGTCCATAAACTCTTGAAAATGATCTGTAGAGTTCAAAGCAGTATCAATACATCTAAACAAACAAGCAGTTTCCATATGAAAATGAATATTATCATCTCATTACAATGTAATGTTGGGTGGGAAGTTTCCTGGCATTAATATGGGGATTACTTTGAGGTGAAAGCTCATTTCAAGTTAAATTAAACAGGTAGTGCACACCTTAACATGTTTTTAAGCTGTAAACTACATGATAACAACTATACTTAGACCACAGAAATGAATTCTATGCAGAAATGTTAGCATTTCTACCAAATTTATGACAAAATGCCATCTATTATTTTAAATCATGTCCATGTTTGGAAAGCCAGGGATGACAGTCAACTactttgtaatatatatatatatatatatatatatatatatatatatatatatatatcagataTGACTGTTAATGCCCCCTAATAAGGGCTAATCGTCAGTACGCGCCACGGTCCCTTCAGCCTCTGCATTTGGGTGGAAGCATAGATGGATTATTGCATGGGAAAAATGGGCACATTAGCTTGAgaatgttttttcatttgtgcaatattattgtttttttttttaatattggaAAAGGCCATTTATTAAACTGCATGATAATGTAAAATTGTTTGAGTATCCTGTTATGAAGCCTAGAACTGAGCATTTTTGCTATTAGCCTGGTGTTTTAAAACTTTGTCTTTAACATATCCTGTATAATTCACCTTCCTACCTCTTAAAGTgaccatcatttttaaatgGAGCATCACACTTAATTCATTATAATTCAAAAACTAATGACTGTCATCGGTAAAATGttgaaactgaagaaaactgaagaaacacGGCAAAGCACTCTATGGCTGGCTCTCACATAACTGTGATGCTGTGCTCAGGTAAAATACTAACTCAGCTTTCCAAGTCTCCTACCTGTCTGACCTTGCTGCTGTTGAGCCACAGGTCCTCCCATACCTGCTTGCTGGCCTGAACCCCCACCAATAGTGACCTGCTGTAAGGTTGGACCTCCACTCATCATGGACCCCTGTCCTTGGTGTCCAGGGGCCACGGGACCAGGAGGCCTACATTTGGAAAGTCCCTTTCCAAATGCAACGGCCGAAACTAATGCGTTAGTGTCAGCAGGGTTGAAAGACGGTTTGCTCTGTCGCATAGCtgtgtaaaaacaataaaataaaataaaatttgagaGTCACCATTGTATTTGTGtaatttattaaagaaaactgcAGCAGAAGTGCAACATACCAGCGCTTTCTGCATCTCTGTCCTCACGAGGGTTGCTTAGCTTCTCcagcagagtagtgcaaatctTATTCAAAGCCTGGATCTGTTTCTGTTCATGACAATGAAACCTGAAGGTTTAAACAAAAATTGCAAAATATTCCCAAAAATgacagaatattttattttatgcgaGTCCAAACTAACCTGGGCCACATCGGGGCCAATACGTGCTGCCTCTGTACTCAGCGTTTTCTCCTGCTCCTCCACCTCTGGGTCAGGTTTGGTCCGCAAGTAGTCCGGTACGATCTCATGGCTGAACACTGGAACGCGCTGCTCCGTGAGTTTCTGAGAGCAGGTAAACAGACAGCTCAGAGAAACTACTTCTTTTTTCAAAAGAGGAAACGTGTTATCAGCTGTGGTACTCACTGCCAAGTCCTCATCTCGGTCTGGAGACAGGACCAGGGGGATTATAACTTGGTTGCGAAAGGACGGTGTCTTCTCGTTCCTGAGCAGTTTATTGATGGTGTTCAGCTGACCAGACAGAAGGGCGAAGTTATCCAAAACAGAAGGCCTATAGGACAAAAAAGGGCACATCTGTGAGAGCTCAAAATAATCCACAAAGCACGCGTTTCAGATCAAATCTGTATATCCACAAGACAAGATTTTCCACAGTTTCTGTCAAATTTGCTCCTGTAAATAAAAGGAACAAACCGTGTTTATATGTTGTTGTCAAAAACAGCTTGAACAACAAAGTATTAGCTCGACTTAAATCTATGTCGcgtttcttttaaaacaaaacagcctgctttacaatgaaaataattttactCACCACGTCAAACGCTCGTACTCGTTTTCTAGTTTGTAAATGAAACTGTGCAGAGCATTTTTAACGTGAGCCACCCGCGAAATGAGAGACTCCACTGACGCCTCTAACTGTTTCTCTTCTCGTTGCtaaaagacaacaaaagcattaaaaaccTCCCAAACACTGCAAATACACAACTGTGCTAGCCAAACGGCTAAAGAGTGCATAACCTCAGCCACTTAAGAGTCAGTCActtaaacaacaagaaaatgaGTCATcagacaaaataaacattttaatgaatgttACTGCATCTAAGAAGGCATTATACTGTCGTACagaatatatattcatatttattacctGCATTGTTCAAGTAGAATTTAGCCAACCTCAAGCGACAGAGAAGCACTTCCGGTTCatcactgtcaaagtaaaagcctGCTGGTTAAACATGGCGGAAACGCTATAacgtttatttattcaaaatgtTCTCGTAAACAAATAATCCAGTACACAACTTATGCGATATTTAAGCAAACATTTCAGTTTAGAGTTTAGAGTTCAAATGTGATATATGTAAAAACTGAATGTATATCTATATTAATCTATATTACTATAGTAATTAATTTGTACATTAACTgtatactctctctctctatatatatatatatatatatacatatacatatatatgtgtgtgtgtgtgtgtgtgtgtgtgtgtgtgtgtgtgtgtgtgtgtgtgtgtgtgtgtgtgtgtgtgtcagataacGCTTTGCAGGTTCTCAATTACATTCCTACTTTATAAATGCTCCATTTATTTCTATACTTGAGATATAGCAACATACAACTGCTTTTAAACTACAACATGGTGCTGCTGCCTTATCAGTAAAGCAGTTATTGTTTAACAATATGAACCATGTTGTCACGAGACAATCATCTAgatacacagacataaacagttaacctaacatgcatgcttCTGGGAGGAAGCGTGAGCACGCAGAAAGAAACCAGGACCTTCAGTTTGCTTCAACATGAAGCACAACACATACGAATTGCAGACCATTATGAGTGAATGATCTGCAATTTTAGAAAGCACCTGGTAGCATATAATATCAAATGCGCTGTCAAAGTTTGTGGTTGTACACCACCAAAATCCTAATTCTACCTGCTAATTAGTATTATCAACAATAATAACATCAGTTACAGAATAACTAAAATGTCAATTAATAGTACCATTTTCCAGGTACCAGGAACGGAAAAGAGAGATCATATTTCTCCCATAATATCAACTCTTTACTGACTCCGTTAAATGCGGAacttaaaatccttctcctcacatatagtaataaaagtatatttttattatattacgtcaataatataataattattGAGTAGAGAGCCAAACGGCTAAAGTAGAGAGTCTTggcaccctctctacttttgaATTTGGCCTTGAAAGTTTTTATAATTCATAAAGTTAGAGCTTGGTCAGGTGACCCAGCACTAGACCACGCTTGCTGAGTGACTTCCCATATTAAACTTatttaacaaattattttaaatattttttctccaCTCAGCTCTTTTCACTCATGTATTGTATGTTATTAACTTCATCCGCTGGTCTGCTGTCCTTTGATCTTTCCAGTTGAGGCAGATGGCTGCTCTTCCACAGGCCTGGTTCTGATGGAGGTCTctccctgttaaaaggaagcTCTTCATCTCGCCCGGGGGGGGGGATCCCTGATTGTTGGCATTTTCTGTCTAATATTGTAGTCTTTACCTTgcattataaagcaccttgaagtgactgttgAAGTGATTTCAGTATAGCATATTCATACAGTTCAACTCACaagcaacaaagaaaaaggatTTGCTTCTACAAGTTTATTTTGATACAAAGAAGCAGCTGTCCAAACAACAGTACATAAATGTGACAGCTGTTAGGCAGAAATTTTCTTCCGATTACTTCAATGTTGCACACTTGCATGTTTATTCAGAAAACCCCAACTTTTAAATCCAGCTATCCTTCACTTACTGATGTAATAATGAAGTACTGAAtacttttggggggggggggggggggggggggggaagagtgCTCTGCATCTATGCTTGTTTACATCATGTTCCACACACTTTGCATTAATTATGTGTTATCCTAACACAGTAAGAAGGGAGAAGTGAAGAGCTCTAGTCACAGTTCTGGCACAGCGGTGTAAAACTTTAGAAGAGGCTTTCGACGTCACCCATTTCCACCACTACAGTCTTCAGCTGGGAGTAGTACTCGATGGTCACCTGGCCGTTCTCTCTGCCAAAGCCTGCAGGGATCAGGAGAGAACTGGTTAATTTACTGAGCAAATGCAGCATTTACCCAGACCATGAAAAGCTGACAGCATCTTACCCGACATCTTGTATCCTCCAAACGGCAACTCTATAGGGTTAATGTTGTAATTGTTGATAAAGCAGGTCCCTGCCTCCATACTCGCAGCCACGCGATGGGCTCGAGAAATGTCCCTgtaggaggaggaaaagaaccGACTTTTATACAGAGTGCAGTGAATTGGCCGCACTGTGGAGACCTTGAGCCACAGCCAACAGAAGGCAATAAACTCATTATCTTAAAAGAGCAAGCCGTCAACAGTTGCACCACACTGCTGACTCACAACAAACTGACCTGGTGAAGACCCCAGAGGCCAGTCCAAAGGTGGTGTTGTTGGCTCTCTTGATCACTTCTTCCTCCGTGTCAAAAGGCAAAACGGACATGACAGGGCCAAAAATCTCCTCCTTCACACAGGTCATGTCGTCTCTGCAGTTATCTGTGTCGAGAGACTTtgtgtgttaaaaaacaaagctgagTGTGCTGTACCACCATTAACCAAAGTGTTAGACATACCAAGTACGCATGGTGACATGAAATACCCCCCTTTCAGTTTGGGGTCACTGGGGACAAAGGGATCTCCTCCACAAAGCACTCTGGCTCcctagaaataaataaataattacaagaGCTACGTTAAAGAACACCCACAGTAATACAGATTCTTTGTGCTTAACTGAGAAACCACAAACTATTAAAGCCAATTCACTCCCTCTAATGAAAAGCACCTCTTTCTTGGCCTGACTGACAAATCCCAGCACTTTCTCCAGCTGTGGTTTGCTGATCAGAGCTCCCATCCTGGTGCTCTCGAGCAGGGGGTCACCAACAGGGATGGCCTTGGTCCTTTTGACTACCTCCTCTAGGAACTGTGGCATGATCTCCCGCTGCACAAACACTCTGGTCCCATTGCAGCACACCTGCATATTTCACCACAAAGTTAATACACCAAAACCTCCAAGAGTCTGTCTTGCATCAGGCTGCACAGTACACAAAAGTACAACGTACAGACTCACCTGTCCCTGTGTCAGGAAATTTGCCATTAGTGCCCCCTTCACTGCATTCTCCAGTTCGCAGTCTTTGAAGATGATGAGAGGAGATTTCCCTCCAAGCTCCAGAGTCACCTGCTTCACACTCTTTGCAGACATTTCCATGACCTGAAAGTAAAGAGAGCAGCCATGGTCTGTGGGCTTGTATAACAAAGTCACCTTTAGCTTAAAATAAAGCAGCAGATTTTTAAGGCTGGTTAGGGTGACCCTCCTCCACCCTGCAGGAGATCTCCAGAGCAGAACAAGGGCTACTGTTGTCACCTCCAGGGCGGTGTACTCTGAGTCTGTCCAATTCATACAACATCCTGAAAGATGAAAAGGGAAGCCAATGCAGACTTAAGGATGAGGACTGATTTAGATTTCTGCAGAAAATCTTTGTAGAGCCTGCAGCATTAATGCTTGTTTGAGGTACATTATGTGTTAactacagtgtgtttgtgtcctgGTGTTTTATATGCTGAACCAGTTGactgaaacaaaacactgggacTCTTATCCTCCCAGGTCCCCACTGCCTCTCTGCAGTCAGTTTTCTCTTTAGGGGCAAAGATATTTGTAACTGATATCATTTCACTTCTTTGTACTTTCCCTCACGCCAGTTCCTATGACTTCAGTTCTCATTCCAGGAATTTGCTGAAATTTGattccatttctttcttataCTGAGATGATGACTGTTATTCTTTTATTGACAAGTTCAAAAATCGCAACTAGAAATGCACATGAGGAATCAACAGTTGCTAAACAGGCGAATCACAGTAGGTCAGGGCTGTGTCCCACAGGAGAATAAATACCCCAATACGTGACTCCAAAAGTGAGCCAATAACCCTACATTCCCATCTTTAATGTTCAAGTCCACAGCACTAAATTCAGTTTACAGCCTGGTTGAAAATAataatgagaagaagaagaataaagaaGTCAATAATTCTTCTTAAACCATTTCAGTTTTGGCAGCTTGCTAACTGCATTCTACCTGCTTGACTTCTGtcttaaaacaaaacatcacagcAGCAGACAAAATGCTAATGCTTAACATGGAGACATCACAGTGCCTATGTGCATCTATGTTCTAAACTAAAATATTCTATATTAGTAAACAGATCCCACTCCAATATTGGAcaggtcaaaaaacaaaacaaagaacaaaatttactttgaaggtcatCAGTGTATCTGGGCAGCCCAATTACAGTCCATGTGTGGGAAACAATGCTGTACTGGTCTGTACCTTTTTGCCTGTAGGAACACTCCCCGTGAAAGAGACTTTAGCAACTTTTGGATGATGGCAGAGCAAGCTGCCGGTCTCTGCTCCACCTTGGACCACACAGAAAAGCCCATCAGGTACCCCAGCCTCTTTGTAGATCTCAGCCAGGATGACAGCAGTCACCGGAGCCATTGGAGAGGGTTTATATACCATGGCATTACCTAAAAAACACAACCACAATTAAATCCTGCAAGTTAAGGCCTGCAGAGCCATCTTTGTGAATGGTCATGAGACAAGACGAATAGATAGAAACAAACCGTACAACAGGCTGATTGATAGGAACGTGTGGTAGAATCCAGTATTAAACAGGCCAAAAGTAACGTTTTAAAAGAATAACATGTTCATCAGTGATGTGACAGAGGCTCTGTGGCTCTGCTGCATTATTTTTAGCAGGCTCTTCCTATTTTAAACTTCCAATCTATTGCTTTTCTCTCTctacacttgtttttctccacTCTTTTCTTGCCTCTCACACTAAGTTGCAGCTGACTGCTGTCCCTTCCTGGTTGTGTTGGACGGCTCTTCTTGTTAACAGACCCTCACCAAGTACTGCTCACTGAGGATGtcttactgtttttttaaaatatgatatATAAACTTGTTCTCTGTTAAGCTATTCAAGCTAAGCACATGCAGAAGAACTAGTTTTTCAAATGTGCATATTTTAACaaaaaagacacagacaaagacggacatttgttgtttttgtttttttccccccacacatCTATGAAAAAGTATGTCTTCTCTAGTCTGTCTTGTTTCAGTCCCCTGCTCTCCTATATGTCGCAATCCTCTGTTGTGCAGATTACCGACAGCAGATGATACACATGCTGTTATAAAACTCACCACACGCCAGAGCAGGAGCAGACTTCAATGTTGCAAGCAGGATAGGGAAGTTCCATGCACCgattcccacacacacaccaagtggCTCCCGTCTAGTGTAAGCAAATGCTCCTCCAGGGAGCTGGATATGCTGGCCTGCACCAAAATGACAGcacaatgttaaaaacaatacCAAATGGAGGTTTTTGCAACTTTTGATAAACACAGAAGCATTGGTGCACCCACCCGCAAGTGTACCAGCCAGGCCGGCATAGTACTCAATGCTCTTCCAGGAAAAGTCTATATTTCCCAGAGCCTCAGTGATTGTTTTCCCATTGTTGATCACTTCCAGCTTTGCAAGTTTTTCCCTCCTTTCCTATTTTTTCAAAATACgcataaagggaaaaaaaagaactatttTAATTGAAGCTCTTCAGTAATTATGTGGAAcaagatgttttgttttaagatTGTATTGTCTCTTTGTCATTGCATAGACACAAAAAAGGTTAAATTGATCCAAATGGTTTCCcgcaaaaatgaaaatagcaaacGTTCTTTCAATCcataaaaaggagagagagagatgtcaaTTTACCAATTACAGGCCAATATCACTACTCCCACAGTTCTCTAAAAATTTAGAAAAGTTATTTGTTAATAGActtgataaatatattgagaAGCATAATCTCCTAAGTAATAACCAATATGGCTTTAGAGCGAAAAGGTCCACTTGGATGGCAGTGATGGAACTTGTTGAAGGGATATCTACTGCAATAGATCATAAGGAAtatactgttggtgtttttatagacttaaaaaaggcgtttgatacaattgatcatccatccatcttcatctgctttatccggggccgggttgcgggggcagcagcctaagcacaATTGATCATTCTATATTATTGAATAAACTAGAGAGATATGGTATAAGAGGGATGTCATACAAGTGGATGAAAAGTTACTTGGATGACAGATTTCAATATGTCGAAATCAATAATGTAAAATCTAATCAGTTGACGGTAACTTGTGGCgttcctcagggctctgtgctgggcCCTAAATTATTCTTtatatctctatctatctatctctgtaatgtgtattgtttgctgatgataccaCTCTGTATTGCTCAGGTAAAAACCTAGAACAGCTTCTGACTACAGTGGAAAAGGAGTTATTTATATCAAtacagttttttaatatatttaagttatcattaaatataaacaaaacaaaatgtattatttttggcactagacaaatgaaaaatgtatctaaaatcagggttaatggaattgaaattgaaagtacatgaaaataaatttcttggagTGATAATTGATGATAAGCTTAGCTGGAAGTCACATATAaaccatgtgaaaacaaaaatgtcaaaaaccattgctattctctccaaaacaaagcatgtcctgaacaagaaatcattatacacactttattgtactctgttgcttccatatatgacttactgtctggagatatggggtaatgcatataaaacaaatactcttcctattttcaagttacaaaaaaaaaaaaaaaaaaaaggagctataagaattataaatcaatcaaactatatagaaccaactaacattttgtttattaatctgaataccctGAATTTTTAAGATTTAGTTGAATGCtggcacagataatgtataaaacacaaaataacttgctttgccgcagtactcagaagctgtttaaagtcagagagagtcaatatgacttaaggggaacagatttctttaaaaagaaaaagagaaggacaaacataaagcagagatgtgtttctgttttccttgtttaaaaatagagtattagaaaaaaataaagaagaatgaaaagagcaaaaataataatgctgaAACCCTTGGTTGTTTtgctttgattattttaatgaaatttaatttaatgtagtTACTCATCTAAGGTGCAaagttagttttgttttttgtttgttttgttttattctttgctttCAGCTCTATGTACATGAGCTGCATGCTAAAAGATCTTTTGTTAAAAGTGTTGGCGTAATAAGCAtatgcttcagccaataccttttgattagccttgtctcatgctttcttgctttgtggtaatctttattctgtattcactgagatatttgaatgctaatcaataatttaaataaataaaaaattcaataaaatttaaattttagcTAGAAGGCTCCAAGGTCAAATGGCTGGCTGGAACAACAATTTCTCCCAAACTGTGCTGTGACTGTCTGACACTATCCTTAAAAGGCCACCTGTGTCGGCTGGTgaaagaccacacacacacacacacacacacacacacggcaggTCTGTGTCCCGCGCTGGAGCATAGCTGCAGGACAGGATGGCTGTTGTCTACACTGGCTCACTCCTTCATACCCCCCACCCATGTCACGCCCTTTTTACATGGTGTAAGATGTGAAGATCCATGTGCTTTTCTGTGCTGagctgttttttggggttttttttgtactgttctcAAACTGCTCTCCCACTGGGAACTCAGTTTGAGCAGAgatctttttctctcctcttgtcCCTGATGTTGGgtatttctctttgtttctcttacaTTCTACctctctctgacctgtcttcccaatGTGAATGTTTGTGCTATGTATGGTTGAAAGGAGTCCAGTTTTACTGCAGGTAAATGTGTAACATGCAACAAGGCCAGCAGTGGAGGGAGGGGTGCATTTTAATGAATAACTAATGTCTTATTACAGCCTTCCAACAGTCAACTCCAATTTATATTGCACAAACACTGAACTAGAC from Astatotilapia calliptera chromosome 23, fAstCal1.2, whole genome shotgun sequence harbors:
- the med8 gene encoding mediator of RNA polymerase II transcription subunit 8, with the translated sequence MQQREEKQLEASVESLISRVAHVKNALHSFIYKLENEYERLTWPSVLDNFALLSGQLNTINKLLRNEKTPSFRNQVIIPLVLSPDRDEDLAKLTEQRVPVFSHEIVPDYLRTKPDPEVEEQEKTLSTEAARIGPDVAQKQIQALNKICTTLLEKLSNPREDRDAESAAMRQSKPSFNPADTNALVSAVAFGKGLSKCRPPGPVAPGHQGQGSMMSGGPTLQQVTIGGGSGQQAGMGGPVAQQQQGQTGKMPSSIKTNIKSASGSMHPYNR
- the LOC113015596 gene encoding aldehyde dehydrogenase family 9 member A1-like, which encodes MAQSTLDSMPGASTGTVVVTEPLNFWGGKRVKPRQEKNAEPVFEPATGRVLCQMVPCGAEEVDEAIQSAYAAYQKWSKMAGMERARVMLEAARIMRERREKLAKLEVINNGKTITEALGNIDFSWKSIEYYAGLAGTLAGQHIQLPGGAFAYTRREPLGVCVGIGAWNFPILLATLKSAPALACGNAMVYKPSPMAPVTAVILAEIYKEAGVPDGLFCVVQGGAETGSLLCHHPKVAKVSFTGSVPTGKKVMEMSAKSVKQVTLELGGKSPLIIFKDCELENAVKGALMANFLTQGQVCCNGTRVFVQREIMPQFLEEVVKRTKAIPVGDPLLESTRMGALISKPQLEKVLGFVSQAKKEGARVLCGGDPFVPSDPKLKGGYFMSPCVLDNCRDDMTCVKEEIFGPVMSVLPFDTEEEVIKRANNTTFGLASGVFTRDISRAHRVAASMEAGTCFINNYNINPIELPFGGYKMSGFGRENGQVTIEYYSQLKTVVVEMGDVESLF